The DNA segment CTTGCAATTGATACACACCTTTGAAAATCtttcgagggacttccctggtggcacagtgggtaagactccgcactcgcaattcagggggccagggttcaatctctggtcagggaactagatcccacatgcatgctgcaacgaagagttcgcatgccacaactaaggagcccacgtcctgcaactaaggagctggcgagccacaactaaggagcccacctgccgcaaccaagacccggtgcagccaaataaataaataaataaaatttaaaaaaaaaaaagaaaagaaaatgtctttcgAATCTAtgtaacttgtttttttaaaatatttttttcatttatttttatttttattttattatttatttatttatttttggctgtgttgggtcttcgttgctgcacgcgggctttctctaattgcagcgagcaggggctacttttcgttgtggtgcccaggcttctcattgcagtggcttctcttgttgcagagcacgggctccaggcacgttggctcagtagttgtggctcgcgggctctagagagcaggctcagtagttgtggctcacggacttagctgctccgcgacatgcgggatcttcccagacccgggatcaaacctgtgtcccctgcattggcaggtggattcctaaccactgcaccaccagggaagtcccctatgtaACTTGTTTTGAAACACATCCAAAAAATAAGATAGATAGATGTGATAAACATAATAAGTGCTAACCATAGAATCTAGGTGGTGGATATATTGGTTTTCACATACAATTTCAACTTTTCTAGATGTTtgagaatttttataataaaatgttgaaaaaaaaccTGTCTACATTCAGACATTGTTGAAACACATgccctttttgtttcttttctgaccTAACTGGGAGCCTAACTAAGCTGTCTCCCCAAACCCTCCCACTGTAGCCGTCCTCCAAGATGGCTCCCAAAGACCCCTGCCTCCTGCATTCACATGCATGTGAAGTGGCCTCCCACACTGTACTGGGGCTGGTCTCCACGACCAGTAGTATACGGCAGAAGTGATGGTGGATCACTTCCCAGCTTAGGTTAGAAGAGACTGCAGCTTCCAGCTTGCATCTCAGCACTCTCTCACATGACTCGTTCTGGGGGAACACGTAAATCCCCCAGGGATCTGGTTAAAATGCAcactctgattcagcaggtctggggcagaGCCTGAGATACagcatttccaacaagctcctAGGTGATGCGTATGCTGCTAGTGTAGGAATCAAACTGCAGTGCTGAAGTATAGCTAACaaggtaagaaaagaaagaacacaggGAGAGGTTCTCCGTTTTTCCCCCTGCCATATTTAAATAGGTTAATATAAAGTCAAGCCTTTGTAGTGGTTCAGTGCAACATCATCTCAATACATTCAATTCTGccgagcagtgcttctcaaacatgaacgtgcatatgaatcacctgagGATCTCATTAAACTGCAGCAGCAGTAAGTCTGGAGCAGgagagattttgcatttctaacaaacccCCAAGCGACACTGAAGCTTCTGGTCCACGGCCCACACTTTTTAAGGagtaaggttttatttttttttttaatatttatttatttggatgtgccaggtcttagttgcagcacgcgggatcttttagttgcggcacatgggatctagttccctgaccagggactgaacccgggccccctgcattgggagcgtggagtcttagccctggaccaccagggagttccaaGAGTAAGGTTTTAAAAGGCtgctataccttttttttttttttttttaatgctattcttgtctgtgtatggctgtgttgggtcttcgtttctgtgcgagggctttctctagttgtggcaagcgggggccactcttcatcgcggtgcgggggccactcttcatcgcggtgcgcgggcctctcactatcgcggcctctcgttgccgagcacaggctccagacgcgcaggctcagtaattgtggctcacgggccgagctgctccgcggcatgtgggatcttcccagaccagggctcgaacccgcgtcccctgcattggcaggcagattctcaaccactgcgccaccagggaagccctatacctttttttttaagtctgacatgtttgattatataaatatgtaaaatttacatggcaaaaaccacaataaagtcaaaagataaacaacgaatttagaaaaaaaatttgcaacaCACGTGACAacatgtttatcttttttattagtttcctattgctgcataAGAAATTatcatccagggacttccctggtggtccagtggctaagtctgcgctcccaatgcagggggccggatttcgatcccttgtcagggaatgagatcccacatgccgcaactaagagttcgcatgcctcaactaaagatcccacatgccgcaactaagagttcgcatgcctcaactaaagatcccacatgctgcaactaagacccgatgcagccaaataaataaataaataaatatttaaactgttAAAAACCCTATCATCCAATACTTTTCAAGTTTCAGAAACGTCAACCTGAAAGACAGACTCTTGAAATGGTTTACAAATGCCAATTACAcattccagctttttttttttttttttttaattttatttatttatttatttttggcgtgttgggtcttcgtttctgtgcgagggctttctctagttgcggcaagcgggggccactcttcatcacggtgcgcgggcctctcactatcgtggcctctcttgttgcggagcacaggctccagacgcacaagctcagtaattgtggttcacgggcctagttgctccgcggcatgtgggatcttcccagaccagggctcgaacccgtgtcccctgcattagcaggcagattctcaaccactgcgacaccagggaagccccacattccAGCTTTAAGCCCAGTCCCTCCAGCACCATCACCCACCCTGTGTGCACACCTGTACTCCACCAATACCTGACAACTCCCTGCACAATGTTAAGATCTTTACTTCTCTAACCTTAACCTGAAAACACACTTTTGTTTTGATAACATAGCAAGCCCAGGCAGTCGTCAGTTCAGCagtccttcctttttcccttcaaGTGAGCCTCGGTCTAGTTTGCCTACCTATAGGCTAAGCATTTCATCTTTCTACTCTGTCATGGGACTGAAGTCCCACGGCTACTTATTCCAGATTTAGATAGAAATTATGGACCTTTCTTCACAATTAACCTCTCACTACATGTTTTTActcatacaattttttaaagatataccaTAAAAcccacccttttaaagtgtacaattcaatggtttttagtatattcagagttgtgcaatcatcatcactaattccagaatattttcatcttccccaaaggaaaccccatacctTTTCTCTATCTTCCCCAATgtccccaggcccccagcccctggcaatgacAAATctttgtctctacagatttgcctattctggacatttcatataaatggaatcatacaatatttggtctttgtgaCTGTCTTCGTTCATGTAGCGTATTTTCAAGGTGTAtccatttgtagaatgtctcagtacttcattcccttcTATGGCTAAAcaatttcattgtatgaatataccatattttatcagtttttcaGTTGATGAGCATTTGGGATATCTCCCTTTTTGGCTATgatgaataacgctgctatgaacatgcgtgtgcaagtttttatgtggatgtGTTTTCAGCTCTCTTGGGTGTATATCTAGGAGCAGACTTGCTGAGTAATATCCTAGCAGTATGCTTAACGTTTTGAGCAACTGCCAAAACCattgaaccattttacattcccaccagcaatgtttaGAAATTTTCAACCAATGAGGATGTTATAATTCCTGAAGCAAAGGAGACGTATGCCCCCACCGTATAACGATAATTCTCTACGAAGAATATTGCATTAACAAAACAGAAGTATATTTCCGGCACGACGACACAGAATAAAATGTTAGAGGTCCGAATATACTGAGTGAGTTAACCTTTCACAGCCAGCAGTTCTTTCATCGTAAAATAGGAACGCTGTGATGACATTTACGTTGCAGTCACCGttaagatgaaataaaacaatCCACGTAAAGGTGCTTTCCTACACTGATTATCCGTGATCCAATGCGGGGCAAAGCTTTAGGGGCAAAGGGCTAAATGCCcagttccctccccttccctcatgTTCCTTCCCAGCGGGAGGGGTCGCTGAGCGACGGAGGAGGCTGCAACCACCTCCCTCCTCGGGGAGAGCCGAACTGACGAGCCACGCAGGAAAAATTGTTAGGACTCGAAAAGCAAGAGCCGGGCCACGCCAGCCCAACTTCGTCCCCAGGCGAGAGATTCGCAGCCTGCTACTCAGCTTCACAGGTCAGCGCAggatcttttttcctcctttcatggTAAGACATTTATTATGGTTGAAGCAGAAGACGAGGGGCAAAGAGAACACAAGCaaaccacccccccacccgcGATCCTAGTCTCTGTCTCTCCAAAGCCCCCctaaggaaaacacaggaaaccCGATTCATTACGAACTCTTGGAGGTGGATCAGTCCCAATGTCCCTCACCCCCAAAGACTACCCTGTCGGACCCCCTGGGACAGATGGCGCAAAGCTTACCTGGTGGCCTCCTCCGGCCCGACCCGGCTCCGACCAGGCGCCTCCAGAGGGATAGTAGCCATCGCCTCCTCCGCCTTCTCCCGGCCAGGTGGTCTCAGCCGGGCCGCCCCCGCGCACTCGCCAGGAAATGGGAGGCTGGGGGGGTTCGGGGCGGGGAGAATATATGGGCGGAGGTGGGTGCACGGGCACATCTCCAGCCCCAGGCCCGTAGTAGCGCCCATAAGACGGACCGTCACTGGGGCCGTAGCCCGAGCGCCTCAAGGCCGACATGGGCTCCACTGCCCCCGGGCGCTTCCCGCCCCCCCAAGGCCGGCCCATTGCGCAGGCGCCTGCGGGGGAGCGCGACTGGACAGCAGGGAAGAGGGGGTCGGCAGGCAACAGCCAATCCCAGGCCGGGTCCCGCCCCCTCAGCTTCCGCGTCCTGAAAGTGGAAAGACGGAGGTCCGTGACTCTGGGGTCTGGGAAGCAGGAAAACGAGGGGCGGCACCGTGTTCCTTTGAAAGGGAGAACACATTTCCCCACTGTCTATCCAATCTAGATTCCTCTTCCCCTCTTATCAGGGATGCGGAAAGCGTATCCCAGGACCGCGCTACGGCCCCGCCTCTTCTTGAGGACGGGCACGTGATGCCGGAAGTGGGTGGGGGTAATATGGTGGCGTTTCCGGCAGGCCCCGGCTGCTGAAAGCCGGCGCGGGGGAGTTGGTCCGGGTCCGGGTTCCTGTCCCGGTCCCGCCGAGGCGGCGACTGCGATAGGAGGAAGGACGTGTTGGACGCGCTGGCCCACCGCCACTATACATTGCAGCCTTATCTCAACTCAAAATGAACTATATGCCCGGCACCGCCAGCCTCATCGAGGACATCGACAGTGAGTAGTTCATCTCCACCGAGTGAAGTCTGGGGTGAGACCCTTCTTCCCAGGAGGGTGCCTTTTAGGAGGGagctcatagaatgagtctgggcCGGGGGCGGTGTGTTTTTAGTAAGGTTCTGGACGTCCGGCGTTGGCATCTTCCACAGGATGCAGGAGCCACGGGACACACCGTTTGCCCACCTCCTAGCCTGCTCCCTGTATCCTGTCTCTCGCAGCCTTCACCGGCCCCCGGGCAAGCTGTAGAATTCACTTCTGCTTTTCAGGGATGCGGCTGCTGAGGCCCAAGTGTGAAAGTTGCCGCCTCCCCGGTGCATCATCTCCCACCTGCGGCATTTCGAAGTACCAGGTGGTTACTGGTGGATGAATGAGAATTCTTAGAGAAAGGATTCTTCAAGAAACGAAAAGAGTAATACAACAGCAGTTGGACTTAATTAGCACTAAACATAGGATTTATGCTGTGTGGCCGTTTGCAATCTTTTACCGTTGAGGGTATTCAGACTTTAGGGTTGTGGTAATGGAGACCACTGCCCGACCAGGtattgccttttccagaaagacTGAGTCACTTCAAACTTACCTTTTTCTTCTGTTAGACAGTTTTCTCTCGCATTTATTAAGACCTCCCTTATTCTTAGTCACTGTCCTGAAGAAGAGCTCACTTCTGTACAGTTGTCTTTCCTTTTTCCAAACTCTCATCTGTGAATTActccttaaacatttttttaaagttgtctcAATCGTGTGATCTGTCTCGTTAACTTGTAATTGCTGCAAAACGGTTTACACACAGTTCCAAACAAGTTACAGGAATCTCTACAGTTACTATGTATGTAAATTAAAGAGTGAGTTTATGATTAAATTCTCTTCCTGTCGTTTGAAATCACTTTTTAGATCCAAATTAGTGATTTTGCTATTGAAGGGAAATGTAGGTTGGACCAAAGTCATGTATGAATAACCACTGTACAAGCCTGTCTGTAATGGGTGATGAAATCTTCAATCTTAGTTGTCTGAGGATGCCCTTTTGCCCTCACCTCTCTTGTTATGTATCTGAATTATGTGAGGCTCCTAACACATCCTGCCATCCTACtaaaaataattgcttttctCAAGCCTCTAACCCCTTTTTTGCAGATTCCAAGCTCCTCCTTTACTGAAAGATTTGAAACCATTTCATATGCACCCTTCACTGTGACATTCGCTCTCCTCTCCTCAGTCTTTCTGTATTTTCACCCAGCCTCTCATTTGAATAGAAAGTATTCCTCCCTTTCAGTTTGTATCTTACTTCTCTTTCCTCCCACTGCTTCTGGAACCTTCTTCCATTAATATCCTGTTGCTCTCATATCCTCTCTTGCTCCCCCTCTGAATCCTCCCCTTCATGTATGTTCTTGTCTGTCgaatttttttctcagttgtgTTTCACCATCCAATTCCCATcccttttttcacatctttacccCCAAACCTCTTGAGTAATCTCCCATTTTAACTCTACTTCCTGACCACCTGCAATAGACCACCTACCTCTATTACCCCTGCAATCTGATTTCTTTTGTCAACACACTACTGAAACTGCAGTCTGAAAGACATCTTCTGATGCACTCCTCCGAGTTCTTCCCTCTCCTCTGAAACACTGTGATACCGTTACCACAGGattcttcattttcttgatttctccaaCACTGGTACTTGATTTTCTTACCTCTGCAGCTGTTATTGTTCCCTAAAATAAATGGACACTTAGGTCCCATCTTTGGCTTGCTTCTTTCTTTAAATCGCTAGGAGGGCTCCTGGACTTTAATTATTATATCACCTCTTTGTGGACTTATCCAAAAACTGCTGTGATCCTGACTTCTTTGGCCAGTCTTACATCTCCAGTTGCCAGTTGACATTTCTACATCGGTGTCCTGATACCACTTCAGAATCACTACAGCTAATCACCTTCCACTGAGCTTGCTTCTTTTACTCCCAGCTCTTGGTAAATGGTCCTCCCTGATATGATGACTCAGAATTCCTACATCGTTAACTCATCTCTTCAGCACCCCACTCTCTCACACATACccacatatacaaacacacttGGCTGACAAATCCCATCCCTTATAACTGCAGTGTCTTGGTCCTCCCATCCTGTCCCTTCCCATCTCTCCCCTGGTTCAGGTCTCTTCTTCATGTCTCAGACTCTGGGTCTAGCCTCAAAACTGTTCTCTCTTTTCTGCCAGTTTAATCTTCAGAGTTTTCTTGTTCCCTGTGAAGTCACATCCAAACTCAGCCTGCTCCCAGTACTTTTCTGATTTCATCTCCTGTTATTTCCCTTCACACCCTCAACTTTTAGCCAGACATTTGGATACATAgctcttttttcttctgcctaaATTACAgatttccctcctcttccccttccctgtcaCTCTTCCTATGGCCAAAAATGTCCAACTCAGATACCTTCTCCAGCTAGATATAGTTTCTCTCAGTCTCATATAATTAAGATTTGCTCTCTTGTGGTACTTAATTATAGCCCCAAAAAGCCTATAAATTCCTTCAGGAAAGAATCACTGTCTTGTTCCTCTGTTCTGCATCTAGAAAGTACTTTATCCATGGCattaaagaacaaatgaatgactTTGGCTACCTATTCTAGTGACTGGCTTACTATCATTCTTCAGTGTCAGCTCAaagtcacctcttcagagaggtTTTCCCTAGCCACCCTCTCTTCTGTAGCTTCTTCCCCTCTTTTTCTCATCCTGCTATCTTGTTTATTATTCTACTAGACTAATCACTAtagggcatttttaaaaattggtttgaCTTTCTCCATCAGGAATATAAGTTCATAAGGTTGGTGACTCTACATGTTATTCTGTACCGCAGCGGTCCCTAACCTTTTTGGcgccagggaccagtttcatggaagacagtttttccacggaccggggtggcggggcggggcgggggacgGCTCAGGCGGCAACGCGAGCGatgggagcggcagatgaagcttcgctcactcgcccacctctcacctcctgctgtgcggcccggttcctaacaggcctcggaCACCAGTCCGcagcccaggggctggggacccctgctctactctatatcTAGGCCCCAGAACAGCACATAGCTTTccataaattttattgaatttttgctCTAGTTTTATTATCAGTATCCTCATTCTACATGTctgaggtattttttttatttaaaaccttCCCTGATTCCAGAGTGTGAAACAGAAGCTCTCCATCTCAGTTGAGGGGAAAATAATTCTTGAATTAAGATCATAAAGATCACCTAGATTCAATTTCCAAATTTGCAGGTATAGAAACTGACATGACACTGAGAGGGTTTAACTGTCAAGCATCAGCATCTAGAACCAGTCGGTCAGGCCCCCTGACTACGTGCCCAGTCCTTCCCCACTCTGCCGCCCCCTCGGATTCTTTCATTACCGGTCTTCTCATCTAAACACCGGGCTGCCGGGGTCATCCCTCTAATTCCTCAGTGAACTCTGCCTTAAATACACTGGAAGAGGAAGTGGTAGAGCTTAATCTGCTATgaactttgtttttgttgttacccTGCAAACTCACAGGCtaacggacttctcattgcagtggcttctcttgttgcagagcacgagctgtaggtgcgcgggcttcagtagctgtggctcgcggcctctagagcgcaggctcagtagttgtggtgcacgggcttagttgctccgcggcatgtgggatcttcctggaccagggctagaacccttgtccccttcattggcaggcggattcttaaccactgcgccaccaggaaagtcccaacagttcattttttaaagatcttttttcCTCTCCCCAGAAAAGCACTTGGTCCTGCTTCGAGATGGAAGGACGCTTATAGGCTTTTTAAGAAGCATTGATCAATTTGGTACGTATTAGTCACGGACTTCTCCTGTACTCTGGATAATAAGAGCTGCCCATTGTATTTTTGTGTTGTTTCATATCGAAGTTTATTTGTCTGCAACTTttttcacgtgtctggcataatGGAATATTGGTTTGAATCATTACATCATTGTTTTCTAAATTACAATTAGGTGGTTCAAAAGCTTGTGTTTACAAGCTTGTATTTCTAAAACTGGTTTTCACTAGAACATGCGCTGAGTGTTTTggactattttttattttccccattagAGGGAGCCAGATGATAGAAATAAACTCAGTCCACTGAAAAAGCTGCTCATTTGTACATTGGCTTGGGTGCGACTACTCTTCAAAGCAGTTCCTGCCCTGAAGGTAATCCCTCCCTGTCCAATGAAAAGTGGGTCAGAGGCCTTTGCTGAAGCTTTTTAGGGACCCCCAACATTAAGCTTAGGATTTTATACCTTGGGATACATTAGACTCAAGGTCTTGGTCTTGGTTTTGCCTCCTGCATTTTTCTAAAGAGACCTTATATTTGCTTCTGTCTTAAGGAACTTCTCAGTTCATATCAGCATTTGCTGGACATCTGCTTAGGTCAGTGGCTTTGGGCCTGAGGAAGAACAACATAATTGAAACACATGTAAGAATTATAGCCGATAAGAGCATAGATACTGCGTTTCTTCACGTAAGACAAACAGCACCAattgaaagaggaaaaggaattatTCTTCACAGATTGTGGTTCTAAACCTTAAGTCAAATTCATCAGACTACATGAGGGAAAAGTGGTAAATAGTGACTTTACTCGCTCAGATTACCAGATTATGGTTATctgacaaagggaaaaaataggtTACCGTTATATCGTAATCCATGAATACCTACATTGggttaaatgaataatgaatcCTAAGTACTGAAACAAAGTTAAATCTTTGGTAAATCATCACACAACACAGAAAAACGGTTTCCTTCCAAAAAACCCCAGAGTTTTACTTTCTGCAGTTGTTTGGGCTTTAGAGTTTTCCAAGTGCCctatatcatttatattttcttatagcCATGTTGATATTAGCAACTAACTCATAaggaatttaattttcttcatttatttccaccgTCCTCCTTATTAGTGCAACATAATCCCAAATACTCTCTCAGTTTGCAGTTGTTTAAAAGTCTCCTAAGTGGTTTGTCTCAATGTAAGAGTAAGAGATTGTTTGAAATTTTAgctttttccagaactagaaagTTTGAAAATCATGTTCAGCTAAATCTTTTCTACTCAAAATAACTGATTAATTGAGTAATGGACCTTCACCTATAAAGTAATTTGAACTAAATATCTTTGTTTCTTCCCTGTACATTTATAGCTAACTTAGTGCTACATCAGACTGTGGAGCGTATTCATGTGGGCAAAAAATACGGTGATATTCCTCGAGGGATTTTTGTGGTCAGAGGAGAAAATGTGGTCCTACTAGGAGAAATAGTAAGTGAAAACTGTTAAGTTGCTATGGCTCTTGATAATCATGCCAGTTaggtttcttttttgtcttttcaagaaggaaaaaatatattttccacctTCACCCAGCTTCTCAAGGAAACCACCCAATTAGCTTAGGAAAGCCACATTGTAAAAGGAAAGCTACAGAGAACAATTAACTTTGTTTCAGTGCCTCCTGGCATTTTAAAGGTTTTGATCCCATTAGCAGCAAAATACCATTGATTTTTACCTGATACCATAAAAAATACTGTCctacatgggaattccctggcagtccagtggttagtactcccGATCTCACtgtcaagggcctgggttcaatcccacaagccgcacggagcagccatagatatatatatataaatatatatacgtaAATACTGTCCCACACAAATGTGTTCATTAGTATGTTGTTATTGTATCTCTAATAGCAGAAAATTGAAGCTTGATACCTAACAGGAGAAGAATAATTCAATGAAATGTGGCTTGTTAACACTGGAATATTCTGCAGTCATTTAAACAATTGGTTACAAATGGTTTTTCATGACATAAAGGTAATTAGTGGTGTTTGGGGGAAAGACACACTGCATATACAATGCGATATCTATGTTTTTtaaaggggggaaggggaaagaatGGCTGCAGAAGAAGGCTTTCTGTTAACTTTCCGAGGATGGGCTCAACTTCACTTGGATCCTTAGCTCCCAGCCAGGGCGGAGAGGTACCTGTTATCTGTGTCAGGAAAGCCAGCTGGCAGGTGAAAAGTTAGATCAGATCCTCTAGAGTGGTGTCACTGTAGgtctatatgtgtatgtgtgtgaactaTTAGAAAACTGTTCCCCCAAAATATATATTAGAAGTACtcagacatttttaaagaaaataaaacttgatttcacattttacatgagacatttactttaaaagaaaagtacTTTATTTAATACCTTTGACTTGATCTTCATGCTTCTGATTATTGGGTTTTCCAGGAAAAGCAAACCTTGGCGTTTGCTTGATTTTATCTTTAAAGTTTTCAGTAAAGTTTCCCAATCCCTAGCCACATCTTAAATCACGTTTACAGAAGTCTTTGGAGTGAAGTAGTTTGGTCCGTAGCTATTTTTAACGGTAGACCATTTGAGAAAGTAAGGAGGTAATTTTGCCAGGGTCATGTTTGTTCAGAGACCTCATGTGGGAAACAGCTAGAAACAACTAATCAATACTGTCCAAGTATTGCTATGAAAtaactttttctaattttaaaaatattgttgtgGTTGATATTTTTGGTTTCAGTGTACGTTTAAGCAGCGGAAATTGTCACCTCTTTGTTTTAAAGAGGAAATGTATTACTTTGCTGTCGGGGGAAAGATTTAAGTTAAAATATCCATGCATACTGTGCTTCAGTTGTATAGTAGTAAACACCACATCCATGCTTTCTGTGCCAGTTACATTGGCACAAACATGCCCCTGTGTAGATGTATGTGAAGAGAAGTGAACTTGTGTTTATTCTTGAAGATTCATTGTTTCCTGGGAGCCCTTTTGTGGAGAAAAGTGCTCTTTTTTTTGTATGTTATGGTTTGGATGCTGCAGAATTCTTATAATGGTACCACTAAAGA comes from the Eubalaena glacialis isolate mEubGla1 chromosome 20, mEubGla1.1.hap2.+ XY, whole genome shotgun sequence genome and includes:
- the LSM1 gene encoding U6 snRNA-associated Sm-like protein LSm1, translating into MNYMPGTASLIEDIDKKHLVLLRDGRTLIGFLRSIDQFANLVLHQTVERIHVGKKYGDIPRGIFVVRGENVVLLGEIDLEKESDTPLQQVSIEEILEEQRAEQQTKLEAEKLKVQALQDRGLSIPRADTLDEY